Part of the Paenibacillus kyungheensis genome, ATCAATAAATCCAACATTTCCTTTATCATTATATACTGCTGCTAATCCTTCGCTAAAAGAGTCCGCTTGATTAAATTGAAAAGGAATTACTACTTTCCCTTTTGAATTAATAAATCCCCATTTTCCTTTTTTATTTTGGACAGGTGCTAATCCTTGTGAGAAATCACCAGCTGCTTTGTATTGGAAAGGAATAATTACTTTTCCCGTTCTATTGATATATCCATAATTTTGGTTACCATCTTGAACAACAGCTAACTTTTCTGAAAAATTACGACCATAATTATATTTGTAAGGAATCACTATATTTCCAGCTTTATTAAGATAGCCGATCTTATCGCTATTTTTGGAATAAGAAAGGGCTAATCCTTCTGTGAAATTAAAAGTAGAATCATAACTTCGTTCTAAATCGAGTATTTTTTTACCAGTGGTATTAATAAAAGAACCATTATCGGATTTGCTTTTTTGGACATAAGCAATATCTTCTGAAAAATAACTTGCTTGTATATAACTGCAATCAATTACTAATTTTCCTTTAGTATTTATGTATCCATATAATTTACTATTTATATCTTTAACTAAAGCACGTTGTTGATAAAAATCAGACATGGGGACTAAATTCTGCGGTAGAATAAAACTTTGTTTGCCAGCAGTATTATAAAATAACAATTTACCATCTGTGGTTTGAGCAAAAAGAAGACCATCGTGAAATTGTCCATCACTTTGAGCTAGAGGAGTACTATAGTCTATATTCGAGGATACTATCTTTAAATCTGCTTTGTTGGAAGAAAGAACAGTTTTCATATTTGTCGTCTGTAATGATGGATGAATAGAAGCTTCTGTAATAGTTAAAGGACAAACTAAGCCTGATACTACTGATAACAATATAGTAGCAATAAATGTATTTTGTATAGTTTTCATTAGATTCTAATAAGCTCCTTTGTATGGTAAAAGATTTTATTACACTAGCGATTTATTCTTTTACTATCATATGGTTAACAAATCCCCGTAATAAAATCATCATGGATGATCGAATACAGGGAGTTGTTAAAAATTCAATTAATACACATATTACGTAGTGACTTTAGCAAATACGATAAAGAACACCATCAATTCCGCTAATACCACATGCGGTGATACCATTACCAACCAATCGAAAGCGAATAATATACCCAGTGTCAGTGCAAGTCCGATCATCACTTGAAATCGTGGCTTGAAATTATGGTAGCGATAGCGATGGAATACGATCATTACTGCTAAAAAGTAAATCAATACAGACGCAAAGGTAAAACTCAAAATAAATAGATACGAAAGTTGTTCTAAAAAAAGCAATTGAATCGCAGCCGCAATCATACTAAGTGAAAAGTAAATAAATAGATGCCCATACATAATCGTTTGTCCAGCAGTTTGTTTTTCTTTATCCACATGCTTTTCGACATTTTCGAAATATTGCCACCAGATTGCAATAATCAACACAAATGCCATTGCTGCAAACAAGATCGACGAAGGAGTAAATTGATCAGATTGCAGTACAGACAACATACTGATCACAGACTCTCCTAATAAGATTAATGTGAATAAAGCAAATCGTTCTAGCAAATGCGCAGTATGAATCGGCGTTTTGACCAGATTTTTGCGACCGATCAAAGGCACAATAATATCGACAGCTATACCTGCGTACAAAATAAGATAACGAATCCATGAATCGAAAAATAAAGAACAACATGAAATAACAATCCCGACCCAGAAATACGTTCCGAAAAAACGAGCCGTTTCTTGGCGGTGATGCTTCTCCTGCGTAGTGGTGATCATGTACTGAATAACCATCAATGCCCTGAGCCCAATATATCCGATCAGAAAAGGTATGTAATTTGAATCAAAATCGATATTGAGACTGGCGGTCATAATCAGTACAAAAAATAACTGCACAATCATAAATATCCGATCTTTGGTGCTGTCTTTGCCAAAGCGATTGTTGTATACACTTTGCCCGACCCAAGCCCACCAGATCGGAATAAAAATAAGTAAAAACTTACCTAACTGTTCGAGTGAAATGCCACCATGTTCTACATGAAGTAAGACATGGGTCGCTTTGGATACCGCAGCTACAAATAGCAGATCATAAAATAACTCTAGCCAGGTCACCTTTTTTTCTAACATCAATTGCCCCCTCTTTCACCAAACTTATTTCCATATCTATTGTATAGAATTGGAAGAAAAGTGTCAGCTTATTATTTTAGCATTATCATAATTAAGTAGTTGTTATATGTAAAAGTACAACCTGAAAGTCCGCTATCTAGAGTAACTGATAGCGGACGGTATACCTATACGGATTCATTTTCATACAGGTACTAGATTGTATTTAATAGCAGATCATATTCTTTATTTAGAAGTGTCAGACTTTTCCGATTCTCCTGCTTCACGACCACTATGCTGGATCGAATCAGGAATAAATAGATTGCGTCCAGGTAGTTTGTTTTCCCACATGATTGAATTATATAGACGCTCTGGATCGATCAGTGGAGAGCCACCATTGATACGTGGAATCGTCATAAGATCGGTATCACGTGTGACCAGACCAAGTTCAGTTGTAAAAGCATAACGAATACCTACATTTTGAGCGACTTTCTCTACTTCTGGTGTATGCAATCCGTAAGGATACGCAAATGTATTAATGACATGAGGAGTAAGTGGACGAAGTGCTTCTACACAGCGTCTAAGATCGTTCTCAATCCGTGCTAGATAATGTTCATGAGTCTCGGTTACGCCATCTTTTACCAGTGGAGCTGTAAGGGCATCAGTAGTATCGCTTGTTTTGTAATGTAATTTATCGGTATGCGCTTGAACTTCCATATTCGGATCAGAGCTAGTCATGTTTTTAATTTCGGCTTTGGTCATATGAGGAGTGGCTACAAGAGCGCCTTTACTGAAATCTCCTGTAATCACAAAGCTTACACCGGGAATATGGCGCTCCTTCATAATCGGATACGCTGTAGTATAGAAGTTCTCATATCCATCATCAAACGTAACCAAGACCGCATTATCCGGTACTTTGCCACCTTTCATAAAAAGACGGAATTGTTCCAGTGAAATAAAATTCATATCTTTAGAACGCAAATAATCCAATTGAGAAGCAAAAAGAGCAGGTGTAATAATATCTCCACCTTGTTTGATCGGATCAATATCATGATACATCAGTACAGCCACTTTATTTTGATAATGATCTTTTTTGGCAATCGAAGCAAATTGTTCTACAGGTGGAAGTTGATCTGCGGATAATGGTGGATTTACTGTTACGTTGGAAGTTCCTTGAATAGAATCTCCCAAGCGATCTGCTTGTGCAGTGGTAAAAGATGAGAAGAAATTGCGATCCGAATACACTGCCATCAAGATAAGCGCAATCGCTACTGTCGTTACAAGACCCGTAACCACATACACAGACGTTTTGAATAATTTCATACATAGATCATCCTTTATTAGAAAGTGAGAGGCATCCATAGACATAATATCGGAAAATAGAGAGTGGGATATAACATATATACTGTAAAAAATCATTCTGACTCGTATGTAGTCTATAAGATGCGTTTTGCAGCATTATATCGTACACTAAAAAGAAGTGATCTCATGTTCACATAATAGTACCATCTCTATATCGTTACGCCATGCCATAATGGGGATATAACATATATACTTATTTTTAAATCAAATTTTAACCAATGTAAACTGATATTATAGATCAAGTAATGAACGCAGAATGGAGCTGGAATATGAACTACCGTAATATGGAAGAATGTGTGAATGATCTGGAAAAAAACGGGCATCTGATTCGGATTCGTGAAGAAGTTGATCCTTATTTAGAAATGGCTGCGATTCATATGCGTGTATTTGAAGCAGGTGGGCCTGCACTGCTTTTTGAAAATGTAAAAGGTTCTAAATTCCGTGCTGTTTCTAATCTATTTGGCACTGTCGAACGAAGCAAATTTATTTTTAGAGATACATGGGAATCGACGCAAAATGTAATTGCTTTACGCAATAATCCGATGCAAGCACTGAAGCATCCTTTTCAATATGTAGGTACAGGGTTGTCTGCTCGTAAAGCGTTACCTTTGAAAAAATCGAGTGGATTACCTGCGGAATTTGAAGAAATTCAGATCGCTGATCTACCGCTTATTCAGAACTGGCAAGATGATGGTGGAGCTTTTGTGACTTTGCCACAGGTCTATAGTGAAGATCCAGAAAAGCCCGGCATTATGAACTCGAATCTAGGTATGTATCGGGTGCAGTTGAATGGGAACGAGTATGAATTGAATCGGGAGATCGGTATCCATTATCAGATTCATCGGGGGATTGGGATTCATCAGGAAAAAGCTAATCGTCAAGGTAAACCGCTGAAAGTAAGCTGTTTTATCGGTGGCCCTCCAGCCCATACGTTATCTGCGGTGATGCCTTTGCCTGAAGGAATGAGTGAATTAACGTTTGCAGGATTGTTAGCAGGGCGACACTTTAGTTACAGTTATGTAGATGAATTTTGTATCAGTAATGATGCTGATTTTGTGATTACAGGTGAAATTTACCCGGATGAGACAAAGCCTGAAGGGCCGTTTGGCGATCATCTTGGATATTACAGTCTGACACATGAGTTCCCGATGTTACGAGTGCATAAAGTATATGCACGCAAAAATGCTATTTTCCCATTTACTGTAGTAGGTAGACCACCGCAAGAAGATACAGCTTTTGGTGCTTTAATTCATGAATTAACAGGTGGAGCGATCAAGCAAGAGATTCCCGGGGTCAAAGAAGTGCATGCTGTTGATGCGGCAGGTGTACATCCATTACTATTTGCAATTGGTAGTGAACGATACACTCCTTACCAGAAAGTAAAGCAACCGGCTGAAATTTTAACAATTGCCAATCGGATTCTAGGTACAGGACAGTTAAGTCTTGCCAAGTACTTATTTATGACAGCGGAAGAAGAAGAAATATTGGATTCTCACGATGTTGAACATTTTCTTACTTATATCTTGAAACGAATCAATTTGCATCGTGATATTCATTTCTATACGAATACAACGATTGATACACTGGATTATTCAGGAACAGGATTGAATACAGGTAGTAAAGTGATTTTTGCTGCTGTAGGAGAGCCAAAGCGAGAGTTATGTACAGAAGTTCCGACGATCTTACATGATCTACCACAATGTGGAACAGCTCATCTGGTCATGCCAGGTGTGGTTGCTTTGCAAGGAGCTAGCTTTGTAGATTATGAGCATAACGAACAGCAATTAAATGATCTGTGTCAGGTGATTGCCGATCGTGGTGAATTACCAGATTGTCCATTGATTATTTTGTGTGATGATAGTCCATTTTTAAGTGCGACGATTGATAATTTCTTATGGGTTACCTTTACACGTAGCAATCCATCTCATGATATATACGGAGTAAATAGCTTTACCAAGCACAAGCATTGGGGTTGCGATAATGTTATTATTGATGCACGCACTAAGCCTCATCAAGCTCCACCATTAATCCCTGATCCTACGGTAGCGCAACATATTGAGCGACTATTTGTACAGGGAGCTAGTTTGAATTCATTAGCTAAGCCATAATCAACACAATCACAGAAATAATACTAAAAAGAACCTTTACTTTTACCTATAGAGAAAGGTTCTTTTTGCTGTAACAAGCATTTTCAAACGTTTCGTAGTTCAAAGGGTAAGAAATGAAGAGTAAGAAAAGTTAAATATTGAAGTGATATATAGATGAATATACTATTTATAAGAATCATAATGGAATATTAACTGACATATAATTTATAAAATTTGAAATTATATTCGTTAATTCTACCAATTTGCACCTTCTTATTTAGAAATGATGACAATAAATCTATCATTAACTTTTAAAAATAAGAATAATACATATATAATAAGTCTATTCCTTAGCAATTCTTACATCAAAATTCGAAAGTTAAAAATAATCTT contains:
- a CDS encoding WG repeat-containing protein — its product is MKTIQNTFIATILLSVVSGLVCPLTITEASIHPSLQTTNMKTVLSSNKADLKIVSSNIDYSTPLAQSDGQFHDGLLFAQTTDGKLLFYNTAGKQSFILPQNLVPMSDFYQQRALVKDINSKLYGYINTKGKLVIDCSYIQASYFSEDIAYVQKSKSDNGSFINTTGKKILDLERSYDSTFNFTEGLALSYSKNSDKIGYLNKAGNIVIPYKYNYGRNFSEKLAVVQDGNQNYGYINRTGKVIIPFQYKAAGDFSQGLAPVQNKKGKWGFINSKGKVVIPFQFNQADSFSEGLAAVYNDKGNVGFIDSTGKWIIAYQKYNKATSFHNGVALIGVTTSHSSKLGYIDQRGKLLTALAYRSGSAFNEGYGVLINSLNQATIYQKYFFENNLYE
- a CDS encoding low temperature requirement protein A; translated protein: MLEKKVTWLELFYDLLFVAAVSKATHVLLHVEHGGISLEQLGKFLLIFIPIWWAWVGQSVYNNRFGKDSTKDRIFMIVQLFFVLIMTASLNIDFDSNYIPFLIGYIGLRALMVIQYMITTTQEKHHRQETARFFGTYFWVGIVISCCSLFFDSWIRYLILYAGIAVDIIVPLIGRKNLVKTPIHTAHLLERFALFTLILLGESVISMLSVLQSDQFTPSSILFAAMAFVLIIAIWWQYFENVEKHVDKEKQTAGQTIMYGHLFIYFSLSMIAAAIQLLFLEQLSYLFILSFTFASVLIYFLAVMIVFHRYRYHNFKPRFQVMIGLALTLGILFAFDWLVMVSPHVVLAELMVFFIVFAKVTT
- a CDS encoding polysaccharide deacetylase family protein produces the protein MKLFKTSVYVVTGLVTTVAIALILMAVYSDRNFFSSFTTAQADRLGDSIQGTSNVTVNPPLSADQLPPVEQFASIAKKDHYQNKVAVLMYHDIDPIKQGGDIITPALFASQLDYLRSKDMNFISLEQFRLFMKGGKVPDNAVLVTFDDGYENFYTTAYPIMKERHIPGVSFVITGDFSKGALVATPHMTKAEIKNMTSSDPNMEVQAHTDKLHYKTSDTTDALTAPLVKDGVTETHEHYLARIENDLRRCVEALRPLTPHVINTFAYPYGLHTPEVEKVAQNVGIRYAFTTELGLVTRDTDLMTIPRINGGSPLIDPERLYNSIMWENKLPGRNLFIPDSIQHSGREAGESEKSDTSK
- a CDS encoding UbiD family decarboxylase, whose amino-acid sequence is MNYRNMEECVNDLEKNGHLIRIREEVDPYLEMAAIHMRVFEAGGPALLFENVKGSKFRAVSNLFGTVERSKFIFRDTWESTQNVIALRNNPMQALKHPFQYVGTGLSARKALPLKKSSGLPAEFEEIQIADLPLIQNWQDDGGAFVTLPQVYSEDPEKPGIMNSNLGMYRVQLNGNEYELNREIGIHYQIHRGIGIHQEKANRQGKPLKVSCFIGGPPAHTLSAVMPLPEGMSELTFAGLLAGRHFSYSYVDEFCISNDADFVITGEIYPDETKPEGPFGDHLGYYSLTHEFPMLRVHKVYARKNAIFPFTVVGRPPQEDTAFGALIHELTGGAIKQEIPGVKEVHAVDAAGVHPLLFAIGSERYTPYQKVKQPAEILTIANRILGTGQLSLAKYLFMTAEEEEILDSHDVEHFLTYILKRINLHRDIHFYTNTTIDTLDYSGTGLNTGSKVIFAAVGEPKRELCTEVPTILHDLPQCGTAHLVMPGVVALQGASFVDYEHNEQQLNDLCQVIADRGELPDCPLIILCDDSPFLSATIDNFLWVTFTRSNPSHDIYGVNSFTKHKHWGCDNVIIDARTKPHQAPPLIPDPTVAQHIERLFVQGASLNSLAKP